A region of the Lachancea thermotolerans CBS 6340 chromosome E complete sequence genome:
TTTCTGTATAATAGCCTCTTTCGCAAGAATCTTGAAATTAAAATTCTTGTGTTGATTATTGTTGTCAGACAGGTTAATTTTTCTGATTTAGAATTATGGAAAAGACGCTCAAATCCTCCGAGTTAGAATTTgactctttttcttgtaatgatctcttgaatttttgagcttttatTTGTTAGTACTTTATTTCAAGTGCAAGGTTTATCTTCCGCAGTTTGGTGTCTTTTCTCAGTTGCTTCTGGACTGCGACCTGATATGATTTTGTCATAACGTGGAATGGAGCGTCCTCCAGCACAAGGACAGTTATTGGAAGGCATACTGAGACCAATAAATCAATAATTTAATACTGCCACAAGAAATGTTCCAGAACTCAAAGGAAAATACAAGACCGTCTAATTTGTTCCACTTTCTGGCACAATTTTCgtcgaaaaaaaaatcctCTTCTTAATTGCTGCAAAACCAATCACAGTTTTGCTTGTTGCCCTCTGGTTTAAGTTTACGGGGCTTTAAAAAAAGATAATAGTTTCATTTCAAGTTTGGTCGAACAGCAATGCCACTCTTTATAACGACATGCTTGGCAAGTTGTAAAGTACCAATTTGCAGTCGCTTTGCAAAGCTGTGAAACCATGCTTTAATTGGAACGCGTTAACATGTCAGCTAGTATTTTTCTGGATTTGGAGATAAAAACTGCTTCGAAATTCTTCGTAGCTGCTTTCCTCTCCATTTACCCTTATCGAGTGCCCGTTCCTCATAAAAAAAGATGGCGATTTACTACATAATACTAAGAACAGAAGCAGAAATTCAGAAGATTGACGTTTTTTAAAAGGATTTTGTAAATATGTTTTGACCATTAATCACACTGAACTTCAAATAACAACCATTATATGTATTTCACTGCACTTGAATAAAATTGCCCATTATTAGGATATACAGAAAAGGTGCAAAACAGAATATTACCAAACGAGTTAAACGCATAAAATGCCTCTAGCatgttcaaagaaaacatcaaaaaagtcagGACAGCTCAGTCTATGATATTCATAAAATCTGGCGTTAGTAAGAAAAAGCGGCCGAAGTACTTCAAGGCAACACTAGAAATGTGGCCAAAACCGTTCACCCAGCCTTTATGTGGATACGTGTCCTACAAACTTCATTAGTTGGCATATCGAGATTTGCCCCGCATTCTAGGACCAAATTTATAAAAGAAAAACGGGATGACTGCTAAACCGATAGAACAAAATCCTATAAGAGATGAACCCCATGCTACTGGATATTCCTCACTACCAAGCTTTTCATACATTGCTCTTCCAAATAGAGGAAATGCGCATGCAAAAACAGATCGACAGAACCCGTTGCTCGCAAATACTGAAGCTAGGTAGCGTGGGTAACAGAAGGCGAGATAAGCAAAAGCAGATTGAAACAGATTGAAAACGTTTATCACAAAAAATACCTCTGCAATTATAGGTAATATCCAGTGAACTCTAGCTGTCCAGCCAAACATAAATAAGGAGAGTGGTAATGCCCAACAAACAGCCATGGAGAGTGGTAAAAAATCTTCCGGGGTAAATGTgttatttttgaacttaGGCCCAATGTATTTTGCCAGATAAACTAGCAAAGCTGCGTAGGCTAACAGACACCCTATGCAAAATCCCAAAAATGCAAGACCCATTTCAACTAAGGTAAAATTGTAAATTCCAATAAAAACCAAGGGAAAAGCCTCGAAAAACAAGTAAAAAGCGCCATAACACACGGCAATGTAAATGTCAAAGGCAAGAACTGCGGGCTCTAGCGCcattatcaaaaatggtCTAACGAATAGTTCCTTCATAAACGATGTAGCTTTAATTTCAGCATCTACACGCTCTTGCCTAGTATAATATCTTAGATCACCTGTCTCTTTTCTAACGCGCACAGCGTGCCGATGTAAAATGTTTTGATGCTGGGTTTCTGGAAAAAATACCACAAGTAATATTAATGTTGCAGCACTAATCCACATTAGGAGCCAAAAATCATATCTCCAACCCTTAGCTTGAACCATTGCCGCGCCGAGCAGCGGCGCAACAACAGGTGCCGCAACTGCACCTATAGCCCAGAGCCCAATGAAAACCGACACAATTTCGGGTTTTATAATATCCCCCATAGTACCACCGCCAGTTGCCAATGACGGCGAGCACAAAACACCGGAAATAAAGCGGATTACCAAAAGCCCGCCAATATTCTTAACTGTTGCAGCTCCAACTTGAAAcaacatgaaaaaaaacaaagtaACAATATATATCTGCTGCCTTCCAACGCTAGCAACCTCCGAGAGCGGCGAGAAAACTATAGGTCCTAACCCATATCCCAGCACATACAAGGATAAATTTAGCGTCCCGACAACATGACCTACGCCAAACTCATGTTGGATGTATTCCTGGCCTGGTGTGTATATCGAAGCACCCATATAAGTTGCGCAGGTTAGCAGCATGACCTGGAAAACCACAAATCCTTTTTTTAAGCGGCTCCAATTCAACGGATTTTCACAGTCCTTTGGCCCGTTCCAGTCTACCAGAAAAGTGTCTTTCTCTTGTATATTTGGACCAGAGCTATGGCTAGAGCTTTCATAGATAGACCTCTCAAGGTCACAACTTGGTTTTGGCACATCCCACAAGCTTGTATTAGTAGCTTGCTGCGCAAAATTTGAATCAAGCGCCACTAGGTGGAAGCGCTCCAAAACGTCAAGCAAGAagatatttttgaagctctttttgtacATCTTGACTATATGCTCTTTTGATTGTTTAGAAgccagaaaacaaaacgcTTTCATATATTTATGCCTCAGCTGTGCCCggttttgaaggaattTGCCcttctcgtcttcgtcgccTGCTGAGTAATAATATTTCGCTAAGATTGTCTCCAAGTCAATGAGGACGCAAGAACCCCAACCCCTTTTCCCAGGCTTTCATCCCCAGCCTTGATTGCGGGCACGGCTGAGTTTTAAAGGGACTGACTCTGCTTTTCGTTGTTGTCATAGCATCTAATGATTATATAACAATAACATTTCAAGTAAGTTGAGCGAGATTTCATAATACGGGGAGTATTGAGATGTCGGAGTCACGTGATTGTAATTGACAAAATGGCAGCAGTGGCTGGCTGCTACTTGGACGGCTTATTTAAATTAGCGATGCAGGCATCTTTCACAGAACAGCGGGAAGAGCTTAAAAAATTAAAGACAGCTCAAACATCGTGCAGAAAAACTTCTTAACAAAGCGTGTTTCACGAGAAACATAACAAACCAACAATGTGGTCAAGATCACGTTGCTTTACAATCCATAATCTTCACATTTGTGTTTGATTTGCTGTAATGCTCTCAAGGCTCCCATTTTATGAACCTCACAGTCCTCTTTGAGCAAGTAATGCCAAAAACTCGATGCCTGCTCTTTCACATATGTTTTCCTTCCGCGTTTTGAGCGCgagtttgaagaacatGCCAAGCCAGCCTTGCCATCTATTAGTGTCAAGCGTTGATTTCCATTTGGGTTCTAGGCCATATATTTGCAAGTGTTCTGGTTAGCAAGGGATAGAAAGATCCAAATTCCCCAATTGCAGAGATGCGGCTTGGCAACCAAGATTGTTTTATCTTGCGTGAAATTCCCGCTAGCAACTCAAGTTATACCTATCAATTCTCGGCGCTGAAACGAAACTTCATTGGCTAGAATTGTGCTAGATTGAAGATAGGCTGCATAATACTATCACTAATTAATCGCGATAAACGCATTGCAGATCTCTGTTAGGTCACTGATAACGCAGTTGATACCCAGAGAACGTGAATAATTAACTATGGCCAATCAAGATTCTTTGAAACACAGTCTCAACACTTTTCATGCTCTAGAATTTCGATAACAAGCACACTGACTTTCCTTATCCGAAGAGGACGTAATCAAAAGTATAAAGCCATTATCATCGGTTCTCGAGTTACGAGATAAAATGAAAAATGCGAACGTTCTGCAAAACTGACAATATATTAGAGCGGCTAATAATTTAGCATTTCTTAATGTCAGcaacaaaaaatgaatagagcttgaaagaatgCCAAAGGAGAACGATAAAACACACGGCTCCGCAAGCATCGTTTCTGCTGAATCTGTGGACTCAACCGGATATGTTGTCAACGCGAAAGGCGAAGTTCTTTTGAGCAATGGCTTGAAACCGGGGCTAAAGAACCGAATGATCAACTTAATGGCAATTTGTGGCATTATAGGGCCTGGAGTATTTGTGGGCATGGGATCTATGCTTAAAAGCAGCGGTGGTGCTGGGCTTTTGGCAGGGTTTGCCATAGTAGGTGTCCTCTGCATGTACATGATGCTCAGCGTTGGCGAGCTGAATTCAACTTTCGACTTTAATTTCTGCAAGCACGGAACACGCTTTGTCTCCCCAGGCTTTGGTGCAGCACTGGCGCTGGCTTATGTTGTATTATGGATCACAAACCTTATTTCTGAATATACTTCATTGACAAGTATATGCGAAACTTACACAGACAAAGTGCCAACTTATGGTTggttcttgatcttttgggcttttttCACTCTATTTCAACTTTTAGATGTAACAGCATATGGTGAATCGGAATATATTTTGGGATTCCTCAAGCTTGGTTTCATAACGGCATTTTATGTGTTTGCCATTGTATACGCCTCTGGAGGTGTTCCAAATAACAAACCAGACAATCCATTTGGGAAACACCCATTAGTAGATGGCTTTAAAGGTATCGCTAATTcctttgtttttgcaggGGTATTTTTGAGTGGTATTGAAAGTGTTTCAATTTTTGCAAGTGAGTCTAGGAACCCTGCGAAAGCTATACCAGTCGCTGTTAGAAGCACAGTAATACGAATTTTCTACGTTTATTTTGGAATCTCAATCGCATACGGAATTACAGTCTCACCAACTGATGCCGCTTTAAGTGATCCTCATAAATCAATGAAAGCACCAATGACAATAGCGCTCACAAACGCAGGTTGGGTTAATGGAAAATACCTGATAACAACAATTATTCTCGTGACATGTATATCTTCGATTAACTCTGCCATTTTTTTGGCATCGCGGTCATTATTCACTTGGAGCGAAATGGGAATGGGCCCTAAAATATTTACGAAAACTAACAAAAAAGGGGTCCCCTATGTTGCTGTTCATTTTTGCCACTTGTTTGGGTTTCTCTCCATCTTAAGCTATTCAGCTGGGTCCTCAGTGGCTTATAACTATGTGGTCAATGTTGCGGGAGTTTGTGCTTTCATTGTTTGGACGAGTATCTCCTTTATTCATTTACGCTTTAGAAGAGGCTGGGTCAAGCAAAGCAAGCCTCTCAGTGATTTAGGATTTGTGGCGCCACTTTTCCCGTGGATCAACATCGTCGGGATAACTTTAGGAACaattcttgttcttgttcaagGTTGGTCTTCATTCTGTCCATGGgacaaaaaagcttttatCGACGGTTATATCATGCTCCCTGTATTCTTTCTAGTTTGGGGCTTGTATGATTTGGTTTtgctcaaaacaaaaattaTCAAAAGTTCGGAAAtggattttgaaagcgATAGAAAATTGGACTTGGATGCTCTTAAGAAAGAGACCAGTGTTGTAATTGTTGAAGGAGAATAGATAATATTTTGGGAGTTATAAGGAGGAAAGAAAGAATGAAGCTAATTTTCAATGCAAAAAATTTCTATATCATTGAAGCTCATTGCAAGCGTTTAAACAGCAGTGAGAGATGTCGCTTCACTATGGAGATATCATGAACAAATTTAGTTTTTCTATCAGATTTTAATTTTATAGTATCCTTGAATTCATGAATACATTGTTTGCCAGAATTATTTTTCCTCTAATCTCTGGTACTTTTAACACATCAAAAGTCCGGCGTTTGCTTTAATGAGATTTTGCAAACAATTTCTTCGAAAGAGGACAgaatacaagaaaaatTGATAGTAAGGATCCTGTAGCCTGCCAACATCACAATATTAAGGCAACTTCTAAATTTTCGAAACAATTTTCAGTTACTCATAGGATACCAGTGAGGAGACAACCTGAGATGAAAACCATGTTTTAATAATTTAGGCGGGCCTGTCGCcgtttttcaaatatttttttcaaacagcAATTTCAACCTTTGGAGAACGGGCAGAAAAAGACTTCTTTATAGGATTATTATTGCAGATGAcacaacagcaacaacgCCAAATTGCCTAAATTACAACCAGGCTTTGGTTGAGCATATGACCTTTTGTTGTGTGACTGTTAATCCCATTAGATTATGAGAGTTTTCTTAAAAATTGaatatcaaagagctaTGAGTTTATAAGTCAATCGCCAGTATTGTAATTGCTaacaacttcaaagccCGAATTacttttctcaagttgGAAGTGATTACCCATTAATACGCCACACTTGAAAGTAACTTCCAAATGACCATGAACTCTGttgatcaacaactttAAATCGTCTTAATTCCCtgtttgatgaagaatGGACTCCATTTTCTTTTTCAGTTGGAAGTTATTAAGTTTGCGTAAAATATTGATGATGGCATCACTGTCAGAATTTCGTTTCTATGAAACGATAACATTGCTTTCAGGAACAGCCACAAAACATGTTTCAAATGATAATTATTGTCCCAATTAACAGTGCAACCGCACCATAAACTACTGTTACGTAGTTCATATTATTTGCGGAAACTGGAAGACTATAAGGAAATGACAGAAATatcaaacaaaacaaagcccATAAAATGGTTAGCACATTGGGAATTTGACCAATTTTGCTACAGACCGGAACACGGCCTAGATTCACGCCCAGAACATTAAGCTTGCTCTTTGCTCGTTCGTAAAACTCACGCTTTCcaatcaaaagaacaaTTAAGCAGGGAACAGCATAAGTTAGTAGAAGTAAGGTTATGCATGCACTTATAATTGCATTAAATGCTGTTGAAGACCCCATGAAAATGCACCCAATTATTGCGACACATAATTGAGAAAACAGATGAGCATTGAGCGGCGCTCTGAGCTTGGAGTTGACAGTACCAAAAAAGCCCATTGTCTTCTTACAAACAGGCCTTGTTGTAGTTACTTGTGAAAAGTCCTTTCCCAAACTCCAGAGTATCCGGCTTTGCCACGTAACGCTAGCAATCCCACATAAAGCCCCTGTTAAAATACAACAACATTGCATGAGAACACTCAAATTTCTGTTCCCAGTGGCTTGATAATAAATCTCAAGAATAGGTAAAATAGACTCCGTAACCTTTTCAGTGTCAGTAACACAAAAGAACATGCCGATCGCATAAGTGAAACTTGTTAAGAACCCGATTATAATTGTTGATAGTATTGCTTGGGGAACCAAAGTTGTGGAAGCTTTGTAGCCGACCTCATCGACCATATGAGTCGCAGAATCAATACCTGCAAATGCCCATAAGGGATTAATTAACCCAACAACAAAAGCCATTCCCGAAGAGCTCCATCCGGTTGTGTTTCTGAACTGACCAAATATGTCAGAAGATTTTGGCCAGGAGATATCCGAATAGTTGCTTCTGGACACCAAAGATATAACGAATGTGATCAGATAAGTGAAAAGTGAAATATAAAGGCCAAACCGAGATAGTGCAGGCAAGATCTTTGACCAGCAACCAAGAATTGTCAGGAGGAAATTCAGCAACTCATAAACCACGAAAACGTGCCAGTGTTTGAGTTCGTAACTTGCGTGGAGAAGTGAATAAACGCCGAGAATACTCAAGGCCAAAGAGGAAAACACGCTGGCAGTCGTGAAAACTGCACCAAAGTAGTTTAATAAACCTACTGCGAGGGCAAGGGAAGTTTAAAAAAAGAATTAACACTAACGTTTGTGGTTGTACATGCCCATTCGAGGTTCTTTTCTTCGGCTTCTAGCTGAGTTTCAGCATCTTCAGTAAAAGAATTAGGCGCAGATAAAGACACTAACCCTGTACTAACAGGTTCAGCTTCATCTTTctccagaagcttcaaCACCCAAAAACTCGGTCCACTGCTACTTGGTAGAACAGACGCAAACTCTGCCAAGGACCAGCCACACATGAAAGTGAAAAACACGCCAATTATCAACCCATATAAAATAAGTAGCGGCCCCCCACTTGAAAGTCCAACCACGAGTGATGATGACACACCTAGCCACGAATTCGTCAGAGAGAAGGCAATTCCTAGAAGTGATTTccatttgaagtttttgagtagCTTTGTACCATGCTCAGAGCTTAGAAGCACCGTGGAATGCGTCCGAACTTCGGCAGCTTTTAGTGACATGTGTGttctttgtttccagaTTTTTGTAGTTCTAACTTCATCCTGTTGAGAAGTGCACCAAAAGggtgttttgaaaagcgtcTTAAGTACTCTATTCAATTTCGTTCAAATCCGCGTTGTTGATATAGCTATTGGATACTGAGCGGCTGATTCTAAATAACGTGCAGCTAAAAACATTAATCACCCAAACATGACTCTTGGTGACTCAAATTCACTTTTTACGAAAATGTGGCTAAATTAGGAATGCCATCAAGGGCAGTAACGAAGTCTTCGTCTGTAGAACAATGATCGACTTCTGCTAtgattcttcttccatACCGCTGCAAAACCTTGACATTTCCAGGGTTCCTTTTACCGTTTAGGATACAGCCCAAGATATGGTTTTCGAGATTAGCAGCACACAAGTGTTCGAGCGTAAGCAGCATGTGGTTGAGTGTCCCTAGACCACTTCTTCCAACAACAACGATTTTGACAGGCCTGTTTGTAGATCCAATCAGATGTTTTATGAGATCCGTCGTTATGTGAAGTTCTTTCGTTAGAGGTACGTAGACTCCACCGGCCCCTTCAATAACTAAAGGACAGTCTGTATTTTGCCCCGGTATGTGAAAATCGGATAGCTGTATGTCCACAGTTGGTTCGTACTCCATGGCTGCCAAAGGGCTTAATGGCTTTTGCAGTGCGTATCTTGGCTCAAAGATATGCGGCTCGTGTCTTTGGCCAGCACATAGCTGTTCTATGGTTGCTGTGTCACCAACATCAGATTCCAGGCCAGTCTGAACGGGCTTCCAGTAATTCGCTtcccatttttgaactAGTAAGGCGCTAACAAACGTTTTTCCGACATCAGTGTCTGTTCCAGTCACAAAAATAATAGGGGAACTCATTGAATGTGTTCGAGGGGCTTTCTTCTCGATAGTGAATGAGGAATAAGTATCATGCCACTGATCTTCCTTTTAATATCACCATTTGTAGCTTTAAAGACCTTGATTTGTTGGTAACCTGTATATGTgcctcaattttttttttttaaaaaaatAGCATCTAATGAATCACTTTGGCATGATTCAACAATGATTCAAAGATAGTGTAGGCTTGATTCAAGATGAGGCGACTCATAAAAGCTTTCCTGCTGCGAGAAACGGAAAAAAAGCTGGTTACTGATAATCAGGCTCAAAGGTATAAATGAGCGCCTGTTGAGTGGAAGGGCGTTTTCTGCTCGATCTCCAAAGCTTCCCAACCTCACCAAAAGATGTCTGACCTTTCATTTACGCCAGAGGTTGAAAAAATACTTGACTTTGACAGGAAACACTTATGGCATCCATACACCTCGATGAGTAATCCACTCAAGGTTTATCCCGTCAAGTCCGCGGCTGGCGCGACTATTACCTTGGACACGAAAGGCCCGGGGGAAGCTACATTGGTTGAAGCAATGTCTTCTTGGTGGTGCATGATTCATGGGTATAATAATCCTGAAATCAATGGTGCAATCATTGAACAGATAGGTAGAATGTCACATGTCATGTTTGGCGGCTTAACGCATAAGCCTGCAGTGGGGACCGCTGAGAAACTTCTCAGATTGATTGACCACGAAAAGCTGAACTATTGCTTTCTTGCTGATTCTGGCTCTGTAGCTGTAGAAGTAGCTATGAAGATGGCCCTCCAGTACGAATTTACCAAGAACGGAgacaaaacaagaaaatccaagtttttgactaTACGTAACGGGTATCATGGTGATACTTTTGGCGCCATGAGCGTTTGCGATCCAGTTAACTCGATGCACTCACTCTACAGTGGTTATTTACCTCAAAACATATTCGTAACCGCTCCTTCGGTAATTGACACACTTCCGACTTCGAATTTTCTCCGCTCAAATCCAGAGGTTTTTGAGGGAAAAGTTGACTGGAATGAAAGAGATATcattgaatttgaagagattgTTAGAGCGCGCCATGCGGAGATATGTGCTGTAATTTTAGAGCCTATTCTTCAAGGTGCGGGCGGCATGCGGCTTTACCATCCACAATATCTAATAGAAGTGAGAAAGCTCTGCACAAAATACAAAGTCCCCCTCATCATGGATGAAATTGCCACGGGATTTTGTAGAACGGGCGAAATGTTTGCATTTCATCACTGCCgaaaatatcaaaagaTGTTGAACATCCAACCTGAAAATCATATCGACGTTTATCCTGACATTTTATGTGTTGGCAAGGCGCTGACGGGAGGCTACCTGACACTCAGCGCTGTGGTTACAACTGCTGAGATCAAAGACGTTATATCGCGCCGTGATAGTGTTACTGGTGGATGTTTTATGCATGGGCCTACATTCATGGGCAACCCATTAGCATGCAGTGCCGCAGAAAAGTCCCTTGAAATTCTTCTAAGAGGGGAATGCTATAACCAAGTGGCAAGTATTGAAGCGCAGCTTATGAAACAAATGTATCTTCCTCTTCTCAACGACCTGACACTAATGAGCACCGTTATTAAGCACATGCGAGTCATAGGTGCTGTTGGTGTAATCGAATTGAGACAGGTTGTTGACTCGGCTTGGTTCCACGAAAAATTCATTTCCAAGAGAGTATATGTCCGCCCATTCGGCAAGCTCTTGTATATCATGCCCCCATATGTTATTTCAGAAGCAGAGCTTTCTAAAGTAATTGAAGCAATCAACCAGATCCTGAGAGAGTGGAAGTTTCAcctcgaaaacaagaaaCTGCTCTTATAAACTGCTATCTAATAAGCACTTGAGCTTTGGTTAATACGGTTGTGTAGAATACGTTAAGGGAGGTCACACCCAAAGGAATTTTAGAAAAACATTTATAGTAGCATCTCTTTACAGCTATAGACGGCCCCCCGGAAGCTCTGTCTTAGCGGCATTTGAAGTTAGAGCTCGCTCGCCCTCCGCCTGTGAAAAGGACAGCGAACTTCAGAACCTCTTTTCAACAGTAGAGAGATAGGCACTTTGAACAAATGTCTGTTTTAAGCCTGAAGAATCCTCGATGTGGAACACACAATCTTGCGCTTCTGCAGATAATTATCGGCACGACCTCGGCACTTTCATATGTCGCAAATGTAGTGACATTATCTTTAAATTTCAACCCAACCACGTGGTATTTGTATTCCTCGAGTGTTCCTCGGCGGACATAAGCGTAGACGCTCAG
Encoded here:
- a CDS encoding MFS transporter (similar to uniprot|P38124 Saccharomyces cerevisiae YBR008C FLR1 Plasma membrane multidrug transporter member of the major facilitator superfamily involved in efflux of fluconazole diazaborine benomyl methotrexate and other drugs), which codes for MKAFCFLASKQSKEHIVKMYKKSFKNIFLLDVLERFHLVALDSNFAQQATNTSLWDVPKPSCDLERSIYESSSHSSGPNIQEKDTFLVDWNGPKDCENPLNWSRLKKGFVVFQVMLLTCATYMGASIYTPGQEYIQHEFGVGHVVGTLNLSLYVLGYGLGPIVFSPLSEVASVGRQQIYIVTLFFFMLFQVGAATVKNIGGLLVIRFISGVLCSPSLATGGGTMGDIIKPEIVSVFIGLWAIGAVAAPVVAPLLGAAMVQAKGWRYDFWLLMWISAATLILLVVFFPETQHQNILHRHAVRVRKETGDLRYYTRQERVDAEIKATSFMKELFVRPFLIMALEPAVLAFDIYIAVCYGAFYLFFEAFPLVFIGIYNFTLVEMGLAFLGFCIGCLLAYAALLVYLAKYIGPKFKNNTFTPEDFLPLSMAVCWALPLSLFMFGWTARVHWILPIIAEVFFVINVFNLFQSAFAYLAFCYPRYLASVFASNGFCRSVFACAFPLFGRAMYEKLGSEEYPVAWGSSLIGFCSIGLAVIPFFFYKFGPRMRGKSRYAN
- a CDS encoding KLTH0E00550p (similar to uniprot|P43548 Saccharomyces cerevisiae YFL055W AGP3 Low-affinity amino acid permease may act to supply the cell with amino acids as nitrogen source in nitrogen-poor conditions transcription is induced under conditions of sulfur limitation), producing the protein MPKENDKTHGSASIVSAESVDSTGYVVNAKGEVLLSNGLKPGLKNRMINLMAICGIIGPGVFVGMGSMLKSSGGAGLLAGFAIVGVLCMYMMLSVGELNSTFDFNFCKHGTRFVSPGFGAALALAYVVLWITNLISEYTSLTSICETYTDKVPTYGWFLIFWAFFTLFQLLDVTAYGESEYILGFLKLGFITAFYVFAIVYASGGVPNNKPDNPFGKHPLVDGFKGIANSFVFAGVFLSGIESVSIFASESRNPAKAIPVAVRSTVIRIFYVYFGISIAYGITVSPTDAALSDPHKSMKAPMTIALTNAGWVNGKYLITTIILVTCISSINSAIFLASRSLFTWSEMGMGPKIFTKTNKKGVPYVAVHFCHLFGFLSILSYSAGSSVAYNYVVNVAGVCAFIVWTSISFIHLRFRRGWVKQSKPLSDLGFVAPLFPWINIVGITLGTILVLVQGWSSFCPWDKKAFIDGYIMLPVFFLVWGLYDLVLLKTKIIKSSEMDFESDRKLDLDALKKETSVVIVEGE
- the BIO4 gene encoding dethiobiotin synthase (similar to uniprot|P53630 Saccharomyces cerevisiae YNR057C BIO4 Dethiobiotin synthetase catalyzes the third step in the biotin biosynthesis pathway BIO4 is in a cluster of 3 genes (BIO3 BIO4 and BIO5) that mediate biotin synthesis expression appears to be repressed at low iron levels); translated protein: MSSPIIFVTGTDTDVGKTFVSALLVQKWEANYWKPVQTGLESDVGDTATIEQLCAGQRHEPHIFEPRYALQKPLSPLAAMEYEPTVDIQLSDFHIPGQNTDCPLVIEGAGGVYVPLTKELHITTDLIKHLIGSTNRPVKIVVVGRSGLGTLNHMLLTLEHLCAANLENHILGCILNGKRNPGNVKVLQRYGRRIIAEVDHCSTDEDFVTALDGIPNLATFS
- the BIO3 gene encoding adenosylmethionine-8-amino-7-oxononanoate transaminase (similar to uniprot|P50277 Saccharomyces cerevisiae YNR058W BIO3 7 8-diamino-pelargonic acid aminotransferase (DAPA) catalyzes the second step in the biotin biosynthesis pathway BIO3 is in a cluster of 3 genes (BIO3 BIO4 and BIO5) that mediate biotin synthesis), with protein sequence MSDLSFTPEVEKILDFDRKHLWHPYTSMSNPLKVYPVKSAAGATITLDTKGPGEATLVEAMSSWWCMIHGYNNPEINGAIIEQIGRMSHVMFGGLTHKPAVGTAEKLLRLIDHEKLNYCFLADSGSVAVEVAMKMALQYEFTKNGDKTRKSKFLTIRNGYHGDTFGAMSVCDPVNSMHSLYSGYLPQNIFVTAPSVIDTLPTSNFLRSNPEVFEGKVDWNERDIIEFEEIVRARHAEICAVILEPILQGAGGMRLYHPQYLIEVRKLCTKYKVPLIMDEIATGFCRTGEMFAFHHCRKYQKMLNIQPENHIDVYPDILCVGKALTGGYLTLSAVVTTAEIKDVISRRDSVTGGCFMHGPTFMGNPLACSAAEKSLEILLRGECYNQVASIEAQLMKQMYLPLLNDLTLMSTVIKHMRVIGAVGVIELRQVVDSAWFHEKFISKRVYVRPFGKLLYIMPPYVISEAELSKVIEAINQILREWKFHLENKKLLL